Part of the Cellulomonas taurus genome, GGTGGACGGCAGCTTCACTCTGACCGGCAGCCTCGGCACCGATCAGAGCGCGCGGGTGACCTACACCGTGCGGGTCCGGGACGAGGCGGACCGGGTATCCGGTGACGCGACCGCGACCAACCGTCTGCTGTTGGACGGTGAGGAGACATGCGACACAGCCCCCGACGCATGCACCAGCACCCCGCTGCCGCGCATCGGCTACGCGAAGTCGGTCGAGCTGAGCGAGGACGGCAGCACGCTGGCCTACACGATCACCGTGACCAACGGGGGGACGGCCACCGGTGTGGTCGACCGGGAGGACGTGTTGACCGACGTCCTCGACGACGCGGCACTGACGGGCGAGCCGGAGACCGATCAACCGACCGTGACGATCACCCCGGTCGGCGAGGGCCGGTTCGCGCTGGGCGGCACACTCGCGGCCGGTGCGGTCGCGCACGTCACCTACACGGCGACGGTCCGGCCGGACGCGGAACGGGCGACAGCGAACGCGGTCGCCCGGAACGCCCTGGTGCGCCCCGGTGACCCAGCGCGCTGCGGTCCGGACGTTCCGTGCACCAGCACCCCGCTGCCTCTGATCCGCTACGACAAGTCGGTCAGCGCGGAGGACTCGCCGCTGGTCGAGGGATCGGTGCTGCGGTACCGGATCACGGTGACGAACGCCGGCTCGGCCCCCGGACGAGTCACCCGCGAGGACGACCTGAGCGACGTGCTGGACGACGCCGAGCTCCTGGACGATCCGGTGTCCGACACGGCATCGGTCCGGGTAACACCGCTGGACGCGACCACGGGCCGCTTCGGTATCGACGGCACCCTCGATCCCGGGGCCACGGCGACGATCACCTACCGGGTCCGGGTGGTGAGTGACGCGGATCGGGTGAATGGCAACGACCTGGCGTTGAATGTCGTGGTGCCGCCGGGTGAGCCCGGTGGGGCCGACGCCTGCGGGCCGGACACCCCCTGCACCTCCACCCCGATCCCGCGGCTGACCTACACCAAGGACGTGGTGGCCGATTCGGACCCGGTGGTGTCCGGCACGGTCCTGACCTACACCGTCACCGCGACCAACGCGGGCAGCGGCGTCGGTCTGGTGGATCGCACGGATGACCTGACCGGGGTGTTGGACGACGCCGCCCTGCTCGACCGGCCGGCGCTGACCGACGGGCCGACCACGGTGACGGTGTCGCCGGTGACCGACGGCCGCTTCGATCTCGGCGGCACGCTCGAACCGGGGGAGACCGCCACGATCCGCTACCGGGTCCGGGTGCTTCCCGAGGCCGAGCGGTCCGACGGCGACCGGCGCGCGGTGAACCTCCTGATCCCTGGCCACGGCTGCACCGACAGCGACGACTGTGGTGCGCGAACCGAGACCCCTTTGCCCTTCATCGAGGTCACCAAGACGGTCGATCCGGCATCCGGGACGTCGACCGAGGCGGGGCAGGAGCTGACCTACACCGTGCAACTCAGCAACACCGGCACCGCGGCGGAGCGAGTGGAGCGGGTGGACGACCTCGGTGGCGTGCTGGACGACGCCGATCTGGTCACGGACTCGATCCGGTTCGACGGCGGGACCGGGTGGACCATGACCCGCGAGGACGCGTCCAGGATCGCCGTCAGCGGCACGCTCGATCCCGGCCGGACGGTCACGCTGACCTACCGGGTGACGGTGCGCCCGCAGGGTGCTCTGGGCGACCACGTCCTGCTCAACCGCGTCCTACGACCCGCTGAGCTGACCTCCACCGGCCTGAGCTGTCTGCCCGACCAGGTGTGCACCAGCAACCCGGTCGGTGAGGTGGCGGCGACCAAGACGTCGGACCCGGAGTCCGGCACGACCGTGCACGTCGGGGATGTGGTGCGGTACGCGCTGACCTTCGGGAACGTCGGCGAGGGGACCGCGGGCGTTGCCCACCGGGACGACCTGTCAGCGGTGCTCGACGACGCCGAACTGACCGAGGCACCCACCTCCTCCGATCCGGCGCTCGCGGTCGGCCGGACCGGGGATCAGCTGGTGATCACCGGGACGTTGGCGCCGCACGCGACCGTGACCGTCCGGTACGCGGTCACGGTGCGGGCACAGGCGGACCGTGGTGACGCGATGCTGACGAACCAGGTGCTCCGCGACGGTGAGCAGCCGACCGTCGGGTGTGATCCTGGACGGCCGTGCACCCAGCATCCGGTGGCCGACGATCCGGTGCCGCACCGCCTGTTGTCGATCCCGGGCCTCGCTCGGACCGGTGTCGCCCTGGGTGGGGTGCTGGTGGCGGCCGGGTGTGCCTTCGTGATCGGGTTCGTGCTGACCCGGTTCGGCGGACAGGGTGTCGGAGGTGGCGGCTCCGCGGGCGGCAGGCGCGGCAGTCTCGGGTACCGGAACCGCCGCTCGGGGCGGCAGGGCGGCACCTCGTGAGCCTCAGCCCCCGAGCACCTCGACCTCGATCTCGTGCGGCCACCCGTCCAGGATCTCGGCGGCGTGCGAGCGCGCGACCCGCTCGGCCGTCACCTGGTCCGGAGCCTCACCACGCAGGTCGAAGACCACCACCGCCGGTCCGACGAAGTCCGGGGGAGCGTCGTCGCGCAGAGCGCCGAGAGCGTCGGCCATCCCGGCGCGGGTCTCGTCATCGGGCACATCGGAGACGGAGAGATGAGCGACGTAGTCCGGCATGGCCGCATCCTGCCGCGAGGGTCCGACATTCGGGTGGTTCTGCCCGCGTTCGCGCCCGCCGGATCACTCGTCGGCGCGGTTCAGTCGGCGGACCGGCGCAGCTTCGGGCAGAGTGTCCGGGTGGGCGATGTCAGGGACCTTCGATCGGCACCGGCGGTGCGTCGTGCCGACGCCCGGGCGGAACGCGACGAATTGGTCCTCGATGCCCGCCGCACGGCACCGCGGGCGGCGCGGCACTGGATCATGAATCGTGTGGCTGCCTCCGGCGTGTACGGCTCGGAGAACCAGGTGATCGAGCTGCTCACCGGCGAGGTGGTGGCGAACGCCGTGGTGCACGGACCCGAGCACGGGCGGATCCGGGTGGGCATCCGGGTCGACGAGCGCGGCGTGCTGGTCTCGGTGACCGACGAGAGCCCGGCGACCCCAGTGGTGCGGCACCCCGAACCGACAGCCGTCAGTGGACGCGGCATGGCCCTGGTCGAGGCACTCGCCCAGACCTGGGGAGTCGACCACCAGAAGGTCGGCAAGACCGTCTGGTTCCTGGTCGCCACCGAGTCGGACTGACCGGCCCCGGCCGGATCGGCCCACCGTCGGCCCACCCGACCGGGGGATCAACCCACCAGCGCCACCCGGCCAAGCTCCTCCCCGCCGGTCACACCGCCAGGTCCACCACCAGCGCCCGGTGGTCGGACATCCCGGTGTTCACCGCGATCGGTTCGCTGGTCGCACGCACCGGCCCGTCCAACAGCACGTGGTCGATCTGCCGCTCGGGCACCTCCACCGGGAAGGTCATCGCCTGCCCAGCGCTGCGCCACCGGCTGATCAGGGCCGGTGCCCTGCCCTCCAGGTTCAGGTCACCCGTCACCACCAGCGGCCGGGCCAGCGGTCGGCAGGAGCGCACCAGGCGACGCAGCTGCACCGCGTTCCAGCCCGGGATGAACGTCAGATGGGTCGCGACGACGGTCACCGATCCGGTCTCGGTCTCCACCTCCGCCGCCAGCGCGGCGCGCTGCTCGTCCCGCAC contains:
- a CDS encoding ATP-binding protein; this encodes MNRVAASGVYGSENQVIELLTGEVVANAVVHGPEHGRIRVGIRVDERGVLVSVTDESPATPVVRHPEPTAVSGRGMALVEALAQTWGVDHQKVGKTVWFLVATESD